The following is a genomic window from Adhaeribacter radiodurans.
CTAGATCTAATTGGCGATTTAGCTTTAGTTGGCCGACCTTTAAAAGGCCAGATATTAGCTGCCCGGCCTGGTCACGCAGCCAACGTAGCCTTTGCTAAAAAGATTAAAAAACAAATGCAGGAAGTTGCTATCCAAAATGTACCGGTTTACGATCCTACTAAGGAGCCGGTTATGGATATTAATAAAATTACCCAAACCCTGCCGCATCGTTTCCCTTTTGTGCTGATTGATAAAATTATTTACCTTGATGAAAGCACCGTAATTGGGGTAAAAAACGTTACCATGAACGAGATGCAGTTTCAGGGGCATTTTCCGGCTAATCCGGTTTATCCGGGCGTTTACCAAATAGAATCAATGGCTCAAACCGGAGGAATATTGGTACTCAGCACCGTACCTGATCCGGAAAATTACTGGACTTATTTCTTGGGCGTTGATAAGTGTCGTTTCCGTCGTAAAGTTATTCCGGGCGATACTATCATTTTTAAGTGCTGGTTATTGGCCCCCATTAAGCGTGGTATTGCTAAAATGGAAGGAAAAGCTTTTGTAAACGGCAAAGTAGTTATGGAAGCCGAAATGTCGGCTAGCATTGTCCGGAAAGAGGGCGTATAGTTATTATGAATTAGAAATTATGAATTAGAAATTTTAAAAGTGCCTTTAGCATTCTTTTTGATTTACTAATTCCGAACAAAATTGCTGGAAAACATTTCCATTGAATCTCCCGGCACAGATAATTTCTAATTTTTAATTCATAATTTTTAATTTAAAAGAAAGAATGAATCAACCTTTAGCCTATATTCATCCGGAAGCCAAAATTGCCCAGAATGTAGTAGTCGAGCCTTTTTCTACCATTTATAAGAATGTCGAAATCGGCGAAGGCACGTGGGTAGGCCCTAATGTAACCATTATGGAAGGAGCCCGCATTGGTAAAAACTGCAAGTTGTATCCTGGCTGCGTTATTTCGGCGGCACCTCAAGATTTAAAATACAAAGGTGAGGCCAGTACGGTTTATATTGGTGATAATAGCGTAATCCGGGAGTGCGTAACCATTAACCGGGGCACGGCAATGGATAAAAACACCACCAATATTGGCAATAATTGCTTAATTATGGCCTACGTGCACATTGCCCACGACTGCATTATTGCTAATAATGTGATTGTGGTAAATTCTGTGCAATTGGCCGGTCACATCGAAATTCAGGATTACGCGATAATTGGAGGTACTACCGCTGTACAGCAATTCGTAAAAATTGGTGCCCACGCTATGATTGGCGGAGGTTCGTTGGTGCGCAAAGATGTGCCGCCCTTTGTGAAGGCTGCTCGGGAGCCGCTTACCTATGCCGGAGTGAACTCTATTGGTTTACGCCGCCGGGGTTTCTCCAACGAAAAAATCAACGAAATTCAGGAAATATACCGGACCTTGTTTTTAAGTGGCTTAAATCACAGCAAAGCCTTAGATAAAATTGAATTGGAAATGCTACCCAGCGACGAACGCGACGAAATTGTTAATTTCTTCCGGACGTCGGAGCGGGGAGTAATCCGGGGTTATTTATCAAAAGATGCAGATTAAGCTTACCAAGCTCGGTAAACGCTACAATTACGATTGGATTTTTCGCCATTTAAATTACGAATTTGAATCGGATAAGGCTTACGCCATTTTAGGCTACAACGGCTCTGGTAAATCAACTTTTATCAATACTTTATCGGGTAACCTGGTTCCCAGCGAGGGTTTAATTGAGTACCATGTGCATTCAAAAAAAGTACCGGTAGAAGAAGTTTACCGCTATCTTTCTTTTTCGGCGCCTTACCTGGAGCTGGTGGAAGAATTAACTTTAATTGAGCTAATACACTTTCATACCCGCTTTAAACCACTACGCGATCTTACGCCCCAACAGCTAATTGAGCGAATGTACCTGGAAAAAGCCCGCTATAAATTCGTGAAAGATTTTTCGTCGGGCATGAAACAGCGGCTTAAGTTAGGCTTGGCCATTTATACCGACGCTCCTCTCCTGCTCCTCGATGAGCCTACTACAAATTTAGACCAGGCAGGTATTAACTGGTACCTGGATCATGTGAGCCAGAATCAGGCAGGCCGCTTAGTAGTAGTATGTTCCAACATTGCACACGAATACCAGTTCTGCGACGAAACATTAGATATTACAGAATTTCATTTCCCGAAGTAGATAGAAAGTTATAGGTTTAAATTCGATTTTTGAATTTAATGTTTTGCTTAAAAAGTTAGCATAAAGAGCCGTTATAAGCTAATTAACTTTAATTTTGATATCTCATAACGGCTCTTTACTTAGTATCAGTTAGCAATACCTTAAAAATCAATGTTTCAGCATTAATCGATTGAGGTAAATTTGTATAAGATTATAATAAAAAAATTAGTGGCTTTTTCCATTTAATTAACTATTAATTTAATAGCAGATTTACTATTTTCATTGATCACATAATACAAACCACGTGGTAACTTAGTAATACTAATTGCCTCTCCTTTTTTGTAGTTACCTCTATGCAGGATATTACCATTAGCCGATTGGATACGAATAACAGCATCCGAATCTAAATAGAAATAATCTTTGGCCGGATTAGGATAAAGTTTAAATGGCCGAAATTTTTCATTTAAAACTAGTAAAGTAGCAGAAGGTGGATTGGTATAACTTGTTTCATCTGCGCCAACGTCTATGCGGCTACTTTGCAGCCTTAATTCTCCATCAATATCTCTTTCTCTAATGACCGGTATGTAATTAGGATC
Proteins encoded in this region:
- a CDS encoding ABC transporter ATP-binding protein; the encoded protein is MQIKLTKLGKRYNYDWIFRHLNYEFESDKAYAILGYNGSGKSTFINTLSGNLVPSEGLIEYHVHSKKVPVEEVYRYLSFSAPYLELVEELTLIELIHFHTRFKPLRDLTPQQLIERMYLEKARYKFVKDFSSGMKQRLKLGLAIYTDAPLLLLDEPTTNLDQAGINWYLDHVSQNQAGRLVVVCSNIAHEYQFCDETLDITEFHFPK
- the lpxA gene encoding acyl-ACP--UDP-N-acetylglucosamine O-acyltransferase gives rise to the protein MNQPLAYIHPEAKIAQNVVVEPFSTIYKNVEIGEGTWVGPNVTIMEGARIGKNCKLYPGCVISAAPQDLKYKGEASTVYIGDNSVIRECVTINRGTAMDKNTTNIGNNCLIMAYVHIAHDCIIANNVIVVNSVQLAGHIEIQDYAIIGGTTAVQQFVKIGAHAMIGGGSLVRKDVPPFVKAAREPLTYAGVNSIGLRRRGFSNEKINEIQEIYRTLFLSGLNHSKALDKIELEMLPSDERDEIVNFFRTSERGVIRGYLSKDAD